The following proteins are co-located in the uncultured Propionivibrio sp. genome:
- a CDS encoding DUF4238 domain-containing protein, producing the protein MSGRKQHHIPQSLLRGFEAEHGPKYIQVYVFRAGRVPFLSSTEGVAAARDFYSSPSDDGQKTLDDHITEYENKQLTGLLQKLREKAHGETVSTDEAIELVVHLAVRGSFTRDVIEYAAHEIFDEISGGVDDLEQVRHDIGIDGNDPHPAFTEEINLLIQNDSNLR; encoded by the coding sequence ATGTCTGGCCGAAAACAACACCACATCCCTCAATCGCTGCTGAGAGGCTTCGAAGCCGAGCACGGGCCAAAGTATATTCAAGTCTACGTCTTTAGAGCCGGCCGAGTTCCTTTCCTGTCTTCAACTGAAGGCGTCGCAGCTGCGCGAGACTTCTACTCTTCGCCATCTGACGACGGGCAAAAGACGCTAGATGACCACATTACCGAGTACGAAAATAAACAACTGACCGGCCTGCTACAAAAGTTGCGAGAAAAGGCACATGGGGAAACGGTCAGCACTGACGAAGCAATCGAGTTGGTCGTCCACCTAGCGGTAAGAGGATCTTTCACCAGAGACGTTATTGAATATGCTGCGCACGAAATTTTTGATGAGATTTCCGGGGGGGTTGATGACCTTGAGCAGGTGAGACACGATATTGGGATCGATGGAAACGACCCTCATCCTGCTTTCACGGAAGAAATCAATCTCCTGATACAAAACGATTCCAATCTGCGATAG